In Montipora foliosa isolate CH-2021 chromosome 9, ASM3666993v2, whole genome shotgun sequence, the DNA window tatttatggaagtgccaaacagcatgatgacaaaagagaggatgacgagcaaactttgacagaattaagttcagctcatcgccactcatcgccgttcgcaagcaaaatgtcagttagtacaaaccagtgacattaaacgaattaaattgttcttgtttgccatataaaaCATCATATTAACCGAaattagtcagtctgtatgggagaatcttgacctcggtcgtgtgtacagacctcactgcgttcggtctgtactcaagacctcggtcaagattctcccacacagacctcctgctcggttaataagagctaaataataatgatgatgatgatgatgatgataattaagGAACAAAAGTGatcgttttttccttttcatggCGACATTTATCGTTTCGGTTCTAAGAAAAGAGGATGACTGGCACCTGAACCTTATTTCACccaaaacgttcattctcctcaCTAGTACCATGGACTTCTTTGTTGGGTGGTCACGAGAAATTGCTTCTTCCTGGTCGCCAATACGActaaaaattgagtactggcgACCAGAATTCACAACTGGTCGCCAGTGGACGACCTATATTAAGTTCAGAGCCGTTTGCCAACAGGTGTCCCACTTTTTATCCTGCCGATGCTTTTGAGATAAAAATGAAAGGGGTTTTCCCGTCAAATACCTTCATAACGTCGCAAGCCGCCAGGTCTTTTTGCGGTTTCTCGTACAATACGTATTGCGGGCGAAAAAACAACGTAAAGAGATTCAAGGGACTGGTGCGAGAAATGTAGCACGGTAAGAACATGGCGGCTTGTGTGCgacacccctaagaggtaccaagatcctaTCTTGTGGGTGtggcatgaaatatttttcacccctaagaggtaccaaattatgggttttaattagacaaaattaaaaattagttaattgtGAAATGTTTCCTGtcctaatttttcggctaaatACCCTAAAACGTACCactaaagctcccgctgtggaccttttgaggctgaacacactaagaggtaccaaaaccgcctttttaacccctaaaaggtgGGATGAGCACCCCCGGGGGTGCGACAGAACGTGACTGGTGTTTCCGTGGCTGAAATTCTCAACAAACTAAGGGGCAGATGGATTTCTTTATTACATTCGTGGTCGGATatattttctctccaaaatgtccGCTTTCGTAAGCGAAAAATAATGCTTGGTACATACACACGACAGAGCGCGGTCGTTGCTTTCTGGTATCcataaaaaaagttcaaaacgtgCATTTTCAGGTGAAAGTTTTTCGCGACCACAATTTGCCATCTGGCGAGTGAAAATTTTTATCTAGTTGCCAGTTGGCGTCCATATAAGAAAGTTAATTTCGGACCCTGGAATTATCTTGCTAATGTTGGTAAGGAGAGGATGTGGTGTTCGCATTGACCCGTGGCGCCCGTGTCCCGTGACTCCTGAAATCTTTCAGGCCTTTTTCGGTTGTCACAACTCCCTCTGTATCTGAGAACGGTTAGGTATTACGTCATCAAACTCAAATTGGGGGCCTAATTGTCCGCTTCCTGCAACAGACTCCCACACAGCAAGGGTACAAAATGGATGCTGCTTTCCTATTATTTGTTACACTGgcgaaaatttgaattttgtcAGAGGATTTCAAAGTAAATTGTTGCTTTTCACATAGTTAACTATGCTTTTCACGATAGTTTTATTTCCTCTTTGCCCCTCCCTTCCATTCTACACTCACCAGGATATTTCTCACCGCTGAATGTATTTATTATCCACTCACAAGCATTCCTGCTTTTCATTCTAAACAAACAGAACAACAAGAACTTTAGCATAAATGGGAATTTACAACACTGCCGcacgtcatcatcatcacatctttgtttaccctcggattttagagtagcttggtgtagctagtatctccgagcGCTTTACCCTCCCTATCATGATATATCGCAGAGAACAGACCAGAACACCGGGAACTGTATGCTCTGCCCTTTGCGAATCAGTGCTGcatcttttacgtcccacagggtctTACGGTTTATCATCCTTACCCgagaaaaccaaagcaattgtAGAAGTCATCACAAAGGATGCACTTTCTCCCCAAGTATTTGAAGACCAtgaatgttggtccggccggagttttgACCCGGCGACCTCCCGCACATAAATTCAACGATGAACCAACCAAGTGAACGGGCCGGGAGCCGTATCACGCACAGCACACAATAAAAGGCCATGGGCTGGATCACGATTTCGGGACTTCGAACTGATAACATACTAGCAGAGCTGAAATCCGCGTGAATGGGCAGTCTAGTAAAGCCCCCTTCACGGCAATATACTGGTAAGCACACAACAAGTCATTTTCTCACACCCGTCACTGGCCAAGCTTGGAattcttttaccttttctttGCAACAACCCATCACGTGCCTTTAGTATTACTCCTGGCTAAAGAAGCCACAGACAGCCCAGACTAACAATTTGAGAGCTTAGGTAACGTATCGATTTTAGCTTATCTTATGTTATAGCAAAAGACACTAAAAAGCAACTTACTTAATACACCCCACACATGTCTCTAGGGGATTTCAAAACTAGCTCAAATCACATAAATTGGAGAAAAGGACATAAGATGCCACGAAAGTTTGTTTCTTTCTCCAAGGACGCAATAGATTTACGGCAAGTTTTCCGCTAATTTGCATCACCTTGTTTTCAAGCTGCACTCCGGTAGCCACGCAAGCCTATTATGTCGTTACGCACGCTCGCTCAAACTTACAGTACTGAAAAACACACAAACACCAAATTACATTTGCTGGGAAATCTGCAAGCTTAAGGGGATTTTTGGATAGAACGTGTGTGGTATGCCTGATTATTAAGAGTACTCTATGATAATAAAATGCTTTTAAGCTAGACCTGACAACAGCTGTCCCTAAACTTTTCCCATGGTAGTCTCTATCAATGGTACATGCCAAAACGTCGCTGTACGGTTTAAACAATTCAACCAAATTCTGCAAAGAATCACACCAGAAAAGAAAATCACGTACAACTTTTAAGTAGTAACAAATCAACAAGTGcttattttaatatttacaagAGATGATTATCACAGCCGTTCGTGTTGAAGATCAGTGGAATATTTAGATTCTAGAGGTTCTCAACTTGGAACTTTTTGCAGATGTATCCCTGATTCCTTTTCCCTGGGTGTGAAGGCAGTAATGAGACTGTTTAAccaagcgtcacaaagtgtctccttAACCTTTTTTCTGAACCTAAATAGGCGATTTTCATTATGGCATGATTTTACTACCAAGATCAGAATGCTTTGTCATTCTGATTTTTCTTCTCTCCTCCAAGTCTAATTGTTaaaatttgcctgacaataaAAGCAACTCAAAGCAGTCTAATCTTCGTAGTAAATgatattatcatgcaaatcgccCATACAACTTGTGTGAAGAAACGTGGGCAATAAACATCAAAAATTGTCCCCCATACTCAAGTAAGCATTAtcagttttgaaaaaaacataacTCAAATGTAATACGAACAATCGTTTGTTGAGAATACCGACCAACATGAAAGTGCCTCTTGGATCCCACAAGAAAGATAAGAGGAGGGGGTGTTGAAGTGTGGGAGgttgggggaggggagggggggagggtgACCTTAACAAAAAGCAGATGATTTTACAGTGTTTGATTGAATTTTAGCTCTACATTGATACCTTTATCTTATCTCAGGATACATAAGTTTATTTAAGGTTGACGAAGCTATGCTATTCCACAATTCATGCAAATCACCTTGCCAAATTTTGAGGACATGATCACCCCCTCCTCCCTCTCCTCCCCTCCTCAAACACGAAGTCAAGAAGATTATGGGcttaatattaatttattttaattttctaaaGGCCAACATTCTATTTGTCAGTGAGCATATTAAACAACAAACTTGTTCTGTAATTGTTGTAGGAAGATTCTCAATAACGATAACATCACTGCCATCTGATGAAGCCAACAAATCTTCCTgtacaagaaaaaagaaatcattcaGTGGTGTATTTGTCTCAAATCAAACGCTTACATGTATGTCCATGGACAAGGATGTAAGAGTTATTTTTGTTGACCATCTctcttttattttgtatttcttgCCAGAATTGCACATCAAACCTTATATCTCTGATAGTCACACCCATTCATTTTACTCAGTGGCTAGTGCCAGGccattttactcatcaataatTGGGAGCCCCTGAGAGTGAAAGGGTTGGAAATATCGATGGGTGTATATTTCATTGTGTCTATTGCTTTTGACAGAAATGTCTGGTCGGATATGGCTCTGTAcagatatgtacatgtatgggcATGTTCCATAGGATGGTGATTTCATCTTTTCTGCAACTTTGTTAGGAACGTGCTCATAAATCGTGCCACTCATAAATCATGCCACTGGTATTATTATcactattgttgttgttgttgttgttgttgttgttgttgttgttcttcttcttcttcttcttcttcttattattattattattattactattataatattattatatactCTACTACATTTACTACTGCTACTACAAAGTTCTATTATTAGAGATTAAAGGGCTACCTAATGAACCAACACGTTTTTggactgtttgtttttgttaattggaaatttgcattgcttatcgtagcaaTGTGATTGGATGAACTTCAGCTAAGTTGGCCTGAATTTTCATACATAAAAATTTTTCCACAGCAGCAATGCCTGTAGgatgaaggtgggcctttaagcatCATATTTACATGAAACGCGAAATGGTGGGCTACTGCTTGTCATACACtgtaaaagcatgaaaattatgttattctaactcgtctctctcgtttgaaaaattaattgatacctgctgctaacacacaaaaaatgagctcatatcaaacaagtttctttcttttttgacaAAATGCCAATTTTAGTCCGACGTTTGCTGTCTACTGTATTTATATGTTGCCTAATCTCTCTACTACTAATTTACGTTTAGACCTCAAGGTCCTGGATCGAGTAACCACTTACTAATGTGGATCAAGACAGTAACGAAAGGAGCAAATTATGTAAGCTAATTTGACATAAGAACATTCAAAATACAAGGAAGGGAGCAAAAGCCCTGATGCTCATCTGAGCAGTACAACAACCTTAAATTTAGACAAGCAAAGAAAAGGATAAAAGTGAGTAGCTGTGAAAATGCAGGCTTAGTATAAGTCATACATAATTTCATTAACTTAAACTAAACAACGGTTCCAAGGTGAGATTGAGCCCTTATAGCCTTTCCGGAACCTTTCTTTTTATACCCCAGTACTAACCTTACATCCTATGGAAACCAAAGGTGTAGTGGAGCTTGTATTTCTTTCATCTGTTGAATCAGATACATTTGAGACTGGTCTTGATGTGTTATTCTTGTTTAACCTTGTAGCAGTCTCTTTGCACCACTTTGGCGTTGATGGCTTGACTTTACTGGCTGACAGTGGAGGAAATGACTCTTGTTTCTGTATTAGAAAGATGGCTCATTAATTTGACAAGAATGTTCATGACAGCTTGAGACATAATATCATGTtataaaagtacaaaaaatCCTAATGACAAAGTTCAACTGAATCTATAAATTTTTTTAGATTGTATTTTTTTGAATGTCTACCTTAATTTTTAGTCCATACTTAAACacattaattataataattttatacatgtagattaccccatgccgtctatgagatgtgagagatcgccgagttgctttttgctgatattatatacattactccttgatcgacttgttcgctttgtcaaacgcTCACGAAGCGATGCACGTATGACGTCACGAGCCAAGTCTTGCAtgaagaccgcttacaaaatgatcgcaggcttctccaatgccgtCTGAGTAATGGCCGacagatttttagcggtttttggctg includes these proteins:
- the LOC137969570 gene encoding uncharacterized protein isoform X2 produces the protein MKATERKTRDEELFIDVHSSKEPDETELIPALGEGRGKPTKDVTCIALPKAALGITKEKQSIPRGSTGRGRASLMKARALTDSPPVRRPGEKVEKQISSILNKQESFPPLSASKVKPSTPKWCKETATRLNKNNTSRPVSNVSDSTDERNTSSTTPLVSIGCKEDLLASSDGSDVIVIENLPTTITEQNLVELFKPYSDVLACTIDRDYHGKSLGTAVVRMKSRNACEWIINTFSGEKYPGGSEPLVCGFLINDTSFT
- the LOC137969570 gene encoding uncharacterized protein isoform X3, giving the protein MKATERKTRDEELFIDVHSSKEPDETELIPALGEGRGKPTKDVTCIALPKAALGITKEKQSIPRGSTGRGRASLMKARALTDSPPVRRPGEKVEKQISSILNKQESFPPLSASKVKPSTPKWCKETATRLNKNNTSRPVSNVSDSTDERNTSSTTPLVSIGCKEDLLASSDGSDVIVIENLPTTITEQNLVELFKPYSDVLACTIDRDYHGKSLGTAVVRMKSRNACEWIINTFSGEKYPGSI
- the LOC137969570 gene encoding uncharacterized protein isoform X1 encodes the protein MKATERKTRDEELFIDVHSSKEPDETELIPALGEGRGKPTKDVTCIALPKAALGITKEKQSIPRGSTGRGRASLMKARALTDSPPVRRPGEKVEKQISSILNKQESFPPLSASKVKPSTPKWCKETATRLNKNNTSRPVSNVSDSTDERNTSSTTPLVSIGCKEDLLASSDGSDVIVIENLPTTITEQNLVELFKPYSDVLACTIDRDYHGKSLGTAVVRMKSRNACEWIINTFSGEKYPGGSEPLVCGFLINDTSFNLSAPMARRVFQDKME